GGGGCGCCGGAGCCGATCCCGTAAAGCTTCTTGTCGAAGCGGTCGGCCTGTTTCTGCAGATCGGCAAAATCCTTCACGCCGGCATTCCACACGTAGTCGGGCACCGCTAGGGTGAACTCGGTTCCCTCCAGGTTGCGCGAGAGCTGCTGAACATCGCCATTGGCGACGAACTTGTCATGAAAGCCCTGCTGCGCCGGCATCCAGTTGCCGAGGAAGGCATCAACCTTGCCGTCTTTCAGGCCGCCATAGATGATCGGCACCGCCAGGCTGTCGATCTTGACCTGATAGCCCAGGCGCTCCAGGAGCAGGCGGGCAACAGCGTTGGTGGAGGCAATGTCGCTCCAGCCGGGGTCAGCCAGTTTCACGGTGCTGCATTGCGCGTCGTCGGCGTGGGCCGTGAGGGTAGTCAGGCCGAGGGCCAGGGCGAACACGGCGGTGGAAAACTTGGGCATGGCGGCCTCTCTTCATCAATCCATGGGGGCGGGCTGTGGATAACGTGCCTTACGCTCGAGGTCGTCGAGATCGATGTGGTTGCGCATGTACTGTTGGCTGGCGTCCACCCAGGGTTGGTGGTCCCAGCTTTTCAGCGTGCCGACGGCCAGCGCTTCGGCCACCAGGCGGCGCCGCCGTTGGCTGGCCAGTACCTGCTGGCGCAGGCTGGGGATATCCCAACGCTGCCGGGCTTCATCGACAAATGCCTGCAGCAGCGCCTGGTGGTCGGGGCTGCCGGTGAGGTTCTCCCGCTCGTGCGGGTCGCGGTTCAGGTCATAGAGTAGACAGGGGTCCTCTTCGCTGTATACGAACTTGTAGGCGCCGCGACGGATCATCATCAGCGGGCCGACCGTGCCTTCGGCCATGTACTCGCCAATCACCTCATCGTGCCCGCCCTGCCCTTGCAGATGGCCGAGCAGCGAACGGCCGTCCAGGTGCAGGGATTTATCCACAGCCCCACCGGCCAGTTCGACCAGGGTCGGTAGCAAGTCGCAGGTCGATACCGAGGCGCTCACCCGCGCTGGGGCAAAGCGTTTTGGCGCGTGAATCAGCAGTGGCACCCGTGCCGACATCTCGAACCAGTGCATCTTGTACCAGAGCCCGCGCTCGCCAAGCATGTCGCCGTGGTCGCCGGAGAACACGATGAGGGTGTCGTCGGCCAGGTTGCACTCTTCCAGGGTCTGCAACAGTTGGCCGATGTTGTCGTCAATGTAGCTGCAGGCGCCGAAGTAGGCGCGGCGTGCGTCGCGGATCTTGTCCACAGGCACAGGCTTGTTCCACAGGTCGTAGACCTTGAGCAGGCGTTGGGAGTGTGGGTCGAGTTCTGCCTGGCTGAATTCGGCCCGGGGCATGGGGATATCCACACCTTCGTAGCGATCCCAGTAGCGCCTGGGGATGGTGTACGGGTCGTGCGGGTGGGTCATGGACACGGTCAGGCAGAACGGTCGGCCATCGTTTTCGCGCACATGGTCGTAGAGGTACTGGCGGGCTTTGAACACCACTTCTTCGTCGAAATCCAGCTGGTTGGTGCGCACGCAAGGGCCGGCCTGCAGCACCGACGACATGTTGTGGTACCAGCTCGGGCGTTCGTCCGGGGCGTCCCAGTTGACTGCCCAGCCGTAGTCGGCAGGGTAGATATCGCTGGTCAGTCGCTGTTCGTAGCCGTGCAGCTGGTCCGGGCCGCAGAAATGCATCTTGCCTGACAGCGCCGTGCGGTAGCCGAGGCGGCGCAGGTAGTGGGCGTAAGTCGGGATGTCGGCGGGGAAGTCGGCGGCGTTGTCGTAGGCGCCGATGCGGCTGGGCAGCTGGCCGCTGACCAGGGTGAAGCGGGACGGCGCGCACAAGGGGCTGTTGCAGTAGGCCGAATCGAACACCACTGCCTGTTCGGCCAGGCGGCTCAGGTGCGGCATCTGGATGGGGGATGGGGCGTAGATGGGCAACAGCGGGGCGGCCATCTGGTCGGCCATGATGAACAGGATATTCGGGCGCGTCATGGGAGGCTTCCATTGTTTGGGGTTATGCGAACCGCTTGCCTATCAAGATGCGACTGTGGCTAACATGGGTAAAGCCCATGGCGGGCAATGACTGGGATTAGCCAAGCTTATGTTTGATCACCTTGCCCACCTGTCACTGGATGCCTTGCGCGTGTTCGAGGCTGCTGCCCGCCTGCGCGGTTTCACCGCCGCTGCCCTTGAACTGGGCACCAC
The Pseudomonas sp. KU43P genome window above contains:
- the betC gene encoding choline-sulfatase codes for the protein MTRPNILFIMADQMAAPLLPIYAPSPIQMPHLSRLAEQAVVFDSAYCNSPLCAPSRFTLVSGQLPSRIGAYDNAADFPADIPTYAHYLRRLGYRTALSGKMHFCGPDQLHGYEQRLTSDIYPADYGWAVNWDAPDERPSWYHNMSSVLQAGPCVRTNQLDFDEEVVFKARQYLYDHVRENDGRPFCLTVSMTHPHDPYTIPRRYWDRYEGVDIPMPRAEFSQAELDPHSQRLLKVYDLWNKPVPVDKIRDARRAYFGACSYIDDNIGQLLQTLEECNLADDTLIVFSGDHGDMLGERGLWYKMHWFEMSARVPLLIHAPKRFAPARVSASVSTCDLLPTLVELAGGAVDKSLHLDGRSLLGHLQGQGGHDEVIGEYMAEGTVGPLMMIRRGAYKFVYSEEDPCLLYDLNRDPHERENLTGSPDHQALLQAFVDEARQRWDIPSLRQQVLASQRRRRLVAEALAVGTLKSWDHQPWVDASQQYMRNHIDLDDLERKARYPQPAPMD